The Shewanella algae DNA segment ACCTTGAAACTCCACCCCGCCTATGCCTGCGTGGATTCTGCCTCTGCGCATCGCCTCGGCAATATCGGCATCCCAATTACTGGTACCCAGCAGCAGCCCCTCTTCCTCGGCTTGTTTGGCAACTGCCAATGCCATCACCGCATTCATGGCCAATACTGCGTCCAGGCCCTGCTGCTCCAGCGCTTGCTTCAAGGCTCGCTCGGCATCTCTGGCGCGCCATTGGGTGTATTTCACCGTTAGCTTCACCGGCTGCGGCAGGATATCCAGATAAGCGCGGATCCCCGCCAGTTGCTGTTGCACCTCGGGGTCGGACTCAGGCCCGGCTATCACCAGCAGTTGCAATTCGGGTTTCTCAGGATCGGCTTGCTCCAGCAGTTGCCGGGCCAGCATGCTGCCCAGCACCTTGCTGTTGGCCGTGACACTGCCAATCCAGTTGCGGTGCATTACCTGGGGCTTGTGTGTCGACTCGGGAAAGGAAGATTTGATAGTAACTGTCGGCACTCCATAACTGTCTGCCAATGCCAACAACTCTTTACTCTGCTCACCGAAAGGGGAAAAGATCAGCCCGGATGCCCCCTGCTCCAGCGCTTCGCGCCCGATAGACAGTTGGTTCCGCCCCTTGACATCGCAAAAACGAACCTGCAGATCCAGCTTGAGATCCTGCGCCGCCATCCGGGTAAAGCGTTCCACCCGCTGCCAAAATGGGCTGCCGTCTTCCAATAAGAGAACCACTTTGGGCGTTTCCAACTGTGCCCCATCATCAAGCTGCAGCGGCAGATCGCCCACCTTGGAAAACCCAAAGGGGCTCAAGCAAATCAGCAGACAAAACAGCAACAGGGATTTTCCCATTATTTATTCCTTCGTGCTTGTGCCAAGCAGAGTAAAACGGAGTCGGGTGTCAGATTGCTGACACTGCCTCAATTCGGGCGTCAGCTGTCTAAAAAAGGCGCATATCTTGCGCGAAAGCCGCGATGGATGCCAAAAGTGAAGTGGATCACCCCAAAGAAACAAACTGATACAACATTAACTGCTGAAAAGTGCCAAAATCTCAGCGCCTTTCAGATGAATATGGCATAAAAAGTAAATAGGATGTGACAGGATATTCAATATAACAAGGTGGTGACAGGAAGTTTCAGACACTAACTCGACCGCCCCATTGGGCACTGAGGAGATATATGCAAACTTTCGACAAGGCCTGCATTCTGGCCGTGGACGATACCGCCGACAACCTGCAACTTATCCATGCAGTGCTGGCCAAGGATTATAGTCTGCGCGCCACCACATCCGGTGAAAAGGCCCTGGCCATGCTGGATCAGGGGCTGGAGCCCGATCTTATCCTGCTGGATGTGATGATGCCCGGCATAGATGGTTTTGAAACCTGTCGCCGCCTGAAACAGCATCCCAGATCGGCGCAGATCCCGGTGATCTTCATCAGCGCCAAGAATGAAGTGATCGACGAGCAAACCGGCTTTGAGTTGGGGGCCGTGGATTACATCTCCAAGCCCATCAGTCCGGCTATCCTCAAGGTACGTATTGCCAACCAGCTGGCATTGGCCAACCAGGCAAGGCAACTGCAACAACTGGTGAAGCTGCGCACCCGGGAGCTGGAACAGACCCGTCATAAGATCATTAACCGCCTGGGGCGCGCCGCCGAATATCGTGACAACGAAACCGGCCTGCATGTGCAGCGCATGAGCCACTATTGCCGGGTATTGGCCCGGCAGTTGGGCGCCTCTGAATCCTGGGTCGAGCTGTTGTTCAATGCCGCGCCCATGCACGATATCGGCAAGATAGGTATTCCGGATCATATTCTCTTGAAGCCGGGCAAGCTGACGCCGGAGGAGTACCGCATCATGCAGGGGCATACCAAGATAGGCGCCGATATTCTCGGCGATGATGCCTCACCTTTGCTGCAACTGGCGGCGGAAGTGGCCCGCAGCCACCACGAACGCTGGGATGGCAGTGGCTACCCCGAGGGTTTGCAGGGCAATGCCATTCCTCTCAGCGCCCGTATAGCCGCCATTGCCGATGTGTTCGACGCCCTGACCTCGGAGCGGCCTTACAAGAGCGCCTGGAGCAACCAGGAAGCCTTTGCCTACCTCAAGAAAGAGGCCGGAGGCCAGTTCGACCCACAACTGGTGGCAGCCTTTTGTGCCTGCGAAGCTG contains these protein-coding regions:
- a CDS encoding HD-GYP domain-containing protein, which gives rise to MQTFDKACILAVDDTADNLQLIHAVLAKDYSLRATTSGEKALAMLDQGLEPDLILLDVMMPGIDGFETCRRLKQHPRSAQIPVIFISAKNEVIDEQTGFELGAVDYISKPISPAILKVRIANQLALANQARQLQQLVKLRTRELEQTRHKIINRLGRAAEYRDNETGLHVQRMSHYCRVLARQLGASESWVELLFNAAPMHDIGKIGIPDHILLKPGKLTPEEYRIMQGHTKIGADILGDDASPLLQLAAEVARSHHERWDGSGYPEGLQGNAIPLSARIAAIADVFDALTSERPYKSAWSNQEAFAYLKKEAGGQFDPQLVAAFCACEAELLDIQQRFAEQQGPKMGKLIQPKPPVEALSA